The genomic interval ATACCATTATGCGCTATATCAACAGTATAGGAATTTTCCTCAAGGCCTTGTTTTAAATACTTTGCAATTTTTTTTTCATCTTCTATGATTAAAATTTTCATGGGGATTAACTTTATTATCGGATGCAATATGAAGAGTCTGTATGCCAACAAGCAAAAATGACCGGTGGCAATCTCTGAATCGGGAGGATATGATACCCTTGTTCCACCGTACCTATCAGGAAATCATTGCAGATACGGCTGTTTTTTGCACAGTTCCGGAAAGAGTAAAAAGCCGTATGGAAGAGTTGTTGGCTGGATATTAAAAGGCACTCGATGGAGGCGTTAAAAATTGAGGACACACAATAAAAGTCCAACATTCAAGGACTCGGTGTATACAGTTGACAACTTACACAACATACTGTCATAAAATTGCTTAGGCGACATTATTTCCATTTTCGTAATAAACTCACGTTAGCGAACTTTTAACCGTGTGTATCCCTGATGCTCGCCATAAATATCAGACCAGACGATACCAACGTCCCACAGTTCTCCCTTTTTCATCAGGTTAAGCAATGCTCCAAATTCTTCAATGTTATTCACCCGATACTGCCCTACATATACAAGTACATGGCCTGCCTTAATTCCAACATTCTCCGCAGGACTTTTCTTTTGGACTTCAGAGATTAGCACCCCACCCTTAACCCACCATAAATTCAATTGTTGCGCAAGCTGCGGGGTTAGGTCCTGGACGTAAAGCCCAAGTTTCTCCAAGGCAAGCTTTTCCGCCGAAGGCATTGGAGCCTTTTCAAGGCTAACCGACAACTCCATTTCCTGACCATTGCGATTAATGGTAATAATTAATTTATCACCTGCATCCTTTTTCAGAATATATTTTTCAAAATCAAGCACATCAAAGATTCTTTTCGAATCAATCTTTATAATACAATCTCCGGTTTTTATTTTTGCCTTATGTGCCGGACTTTCCTTTTCAACGGAAGTGACCAGTATACCATTTGAAACATAGCCCTGCTCCTCTACTTGTGCGCCAAACCATATTTTATTAATCTCCCTGAAGTTAAATAGTTTGACAAGTGTTTCACGAACCTTATCCACAGGAATGGCAAACCCTATACCCTGCGCATGATTTACGATTGCCGTGTTTATCCCGATAAGTTCTCCGTCAATATTAATCAAAGGCCCTCCGCTGTTTCCCGGGTTTATCAAGGCGTCTGTTTGAATAAGCCCGTTATATTCGAGGTTGCCATATTCCCCGCTAAAAGTAAAAGTACGGTTCTTTGCGCTTAGAACACCGATAGTTACCGA from Candidatus Kuenenia stuttgartiensis carries:
- a CDS encoding trypsin-like peptidase domain-containing protein, producing the protein MKHQLFSLFNFIVFICANAALLSNNAAFALNEHSNRRTPVVVAVEKTSAAVANISTERFIKQRYGDPFFGFRSELFEQFFNDYFNKSQRKVVEKPLGSGVIIDEDGYIVTNEHVVSRASKLNVRLADGKNYEATMISSDPVTDLAVLKIESESPLPYVKMGTSKDLMIGETVIALGNPFGLENSVTIGVLSAKNRTFTFSGEYGNLEYNGLIQTDALINPGNSGGPLINIDGELIGINTAIVNHAQGIGFAIPVDKVRETLVKLFNFREINKIWFGAQVEEQGYVSNGILVTSVEKESPAHKAKIKTGDCIIKIDSKRIFDVLDFEKYILKKDAGDKLIITINRNGQEMELSVSLEKAPMPSAEKLALEKLGLYVQDLTPQLAQQLNLWWVKGGVLISEVQKKSPAENVGIKAGHVLVYVGQYRVNNIEEFGALLNLMKKGELWDVGIVWSDIYGEHQGYTRLKVR